The genomic interval GCGTAGATGAACCCCAGCGACGGGTCGCCCAGCACCTGGTCGTCGGCCACGAACAGGTCGCGGAAGGCGATGCCCACCGTTTCCGAGGCGCGCTGCCCCATCTTGTCTTCCTTCTTCCCGACGATGTAGCCCTCCGCGTCGGTCGGGACGATGAAGGCGCCGATGCCCTTGGCCCCGCGGCGGTCGTCGGGCGTGTCGGTGCGGGCCATGGCCACCACCACGTCGCCAAAGCCGCCGTTGGTGACCCACGCCTTGGCGCCGTTCAGCACCCAGCCACCGTCCACGCGGCGCGCCTGCGCCGCCATCCGCGCGGCGTCGGAGCCCGCATCGGGCTCGGAGAGCGAGAACGCGCCCAGCCACTCGCCGCGCGCCATGGGCATGAGCCAGCGCTCCTTCTGCGCGTCGGTGCCGTGCGCCAGGATCATCTGCGTGGGGAGCGAGTTGTGCACGCTCATGGCCACGGCCACCGAGGCGTCGCCCCGGGCGATCTCCTCCAGGGCGATCAGGTACGTGGCCGTGTCCATCCCCAGCCCCTCGTACTGCTCCGGAAGCAGCATTCCCAGGAAGCCCAGCTCGCCCAGCTTCTGCACGACCTCGCGGGGAAAGTGCGCCTCGCGGTCCCACTCCTCGGCGTGCGGCCTCAGCTCGCCGTCGGCGAATTCGCGCGCAAGGTCCCTGATCTGCTGCTGCTCTTCGGTCATCAACCCCAGCGTGCGTAAGTGCGTGAGTGCGTACGTGCGCTGGTCCATACAGCGGACGGCCGCGCGGTGGATCTACGTCAGTTGCAGCGGTCCTCGGGACGTGCATACGAGCGCAGCAGTCCGCAGCGGCTGCAGCGCAGCGTGGTGACGTCGTAGCGCGGCCGGTCGCTCACCTTGAGCCCGGCCGTCATCCCCAGGAACTTCTGCATCGTGGGCTCTCCGCCCACCCAGTACTGCTGAGCCGCAACCGAGTAGTCGCCCCGGTCGACGACGAATCCGGGCTCCATCTCACCGCCGCACTCCGCGCAGTCAACCGCCGCCATGCCGCCCCTGTTCCCGGTGTTTACCTGTCGTGCGATGCGCGCGACTCTGCGCAACTTCCGCACTTACGAGCCAAGATCACGCACGGTAGTCGTAGAAGCCTTCACCCGTCTTGCGGCCCAGCTTGCCGGCGGCCACGTACTTTCGCAGCAAGGGGCACGGGCGGTACTTGTCGTCGCCCAGGCCGTCGTGCAGCACCTGCATGATGGCCAGGCAGGTGTCCAGCCCGATCAGGTCCGCCAGCGCCAGCGGCCCCATCGGGTGGTTCATCCCCAGCTTCATCACCGTGTCGATGGCTTCGCGGTCCGCCACGCCCTCCATCAGGCAGAAGACGGCCTCGTTGATCATGGGCATCAGGA from Longimicrobium sp. carries:
- a CDS encoding acyl-CoA dehydrogenase family protein, which encodes MTEEQQQIRDLAREFADGELRPHAEEWDREAHFPREVVQKLGELGFLGMLLPEQYEGLGMDTATYLIALEEIARGDASVAVAMSVHNSLPTQMILAHGTDAQKERWLMPMARGEWLGAFSLSEPDAGSDAARMAAQARRVDGGWVLNGAKAWVTNGGFGDVVVAMARTDTPDDRRGAKGIGAFIVPTDAEGYIVGKKEDKMGQRASETVGIAFRDLFVADDQVLGDPSLGFIYALQGLDGGRMGIAAVATGIAQAALEHAVRYADERKQFGTPIRAFQGMQFKLANMAMRVEAARSLVMRAAAAKDAGRPEARLSSMAKLFASEAAMYVTTEAVQVFGGYGYVKEYPVERLFRDAKVTEIYEGTSEIQRTVIARELYR